The proteins below come from a single Streptomyces spongiicola genomic window:
- the hrcA gene encoding heat-inducible transcriptional repressor HrcA — protein sequence MLSERRLEVLRAIVQDYVGTEEPVGSKALTERHRLGVSPATVRNDMAVLEDEGYIAQPHTSAGRIPTDKGYRLFVDRLAGVKPLSSPERRAIQNFLESAVDLDDVVARTVRLLAQLTRQVAVVQYPSLTRSTVRHVELLALAPARLMLVLITDTGRVEQRHVDCPAPFSDTSLADLRARLNSRVVGRRFTDVPQLVQDLPESFDLEDRATVTTVLSTLLETLVEDTEERLMIGGTANLTRFAHDFPLTIRPVLEALEEQVVLLKLLGEAKDPGMTVRIGHENLHEGLTSTSVVAVGYGSGDEAVAKLGVVGPTRMDYPGTMGAVRAVARYVGQILAES from the coding sequence ATGCTCAGCGAACGCAGACTCGAGGTGCTGCGCGCCATCGTCCAGGACTATGTCGGCACCGAGGAGCCCGTCGGCTCCAAGGCCCTCACCGAGCGGCACAGGCTCGGCGTGTCGCCGGCGACCGTGCGCAACGACATGGCCGTGCTGGAGGACGAGGGCTACATCGCCCAGCCCCACACCAGCGCCGGCCGCATCCCCACGGACAAGGGCTACCGCCTGTTCGTGGACAGGCTCGCCGGGGTCAAGCCGCTGTCGTCGCCCGAGCGCCGCGCGATCCAGAACTTCCTCGAGAGCGCCGTCGACCTCGACGACGTCGTCGCCCGCACGGTGCGGCTGCTGGCGCAGCTGACCAGGCAGGTCGCCGTCGTCCAGTACCCCTCGCTCACCCGCTCCACCGTGCGGCACGTGGAGCTGCTGGCGCTGGCCCCGGCCCGGCTGATGCTGGTGCTGATCACGGACACCGGACGGGTCGAGCAGCGGCACGTCGACTGCCCCGCGCCGTTCTCCGACACCTCGCTCGCCGACCTGCGGGCCCGGCTCAACAGCCGGGTCGTCGGGCGGCGGTTCACCGACGTGCCGCAGCTGGTTCAGGACCTTCCGGAGTCCTTCGACCTGGAGGACCGCGCCACCGTCACGACGGTGCTCTCGACCCTCCTTGAGACGCTGGTCGAGGACACCGAGGAACGGCTGATGATCGGCGGCACCGCCAATCTGACGCGCTTCGCCCACGACTTCCCCCTCACCATCCGGCCCGTGCTGGAGGCACTGGAGGAGCAGGTCGTGCTGCTGAAGCTGCTCGGAGAGGCCAAGGACCCGGGCATGACCGTACGGATCGGGCACGAGAACCTCCATGAGGGGCTCACTTCCACGTCCGTCGTCGCGGTCGGCTACGGTTCGGGCGACGAGGCAGTCGCCAAACTCGGCGTGGTCGGACCGACCCGCATGGACTACCCCGGAACGATGGGAGCGGTACGCGCAGTGGCACGTTACGTCGGACAGATCCTGGCGGAGTCGTAG
- a CDS encoding MBL fold metallo-hydrolase, which produces MDVRWEDFGWERLARGVGRRRLPVWDATAGLVAGGSAALLYDTGATLREGEELRAQAEALLGGRSVTHIALSHPHFDHVLGTAAFPEAEVYGAVGVDGVLLRDRAVLRDDAIRHGMPPEDATTAVDALVVPRHTVSGEWTLDLGGLRVMLANAGPGHSRHDLVLLVPGDRAVVFCGDLVEESGDPQAGPDAIPSRWPAALDRLLALGGEDAVYVPGHGAVVDAAFVRAQRDELARRFGVP; this is translated from the coding sequence ATGGACGTCCGTTGGGAAGACTTCGGCTGGGAACGGCTCGCTCGCGGCGTGGGGCGGCGCCGACTGCCCGTCTGGGACGCGACGGCGGGACTGGTCGCCGGCGGGAGTGCGGCGCTCCTGTACGACACGGGCGCGACACTCCGCGAGGGGGAGGAGCTGCGGGCGCAGGCCGAGGCTCTGCTCGGCGGCCGGAGTGTGACGCACATCGCGCTCAGCCACCCCCACTTCGACCATGTGCTCGGCACCGCGGCGTTCCCGGAGGCCGAGGTGTACGGCGCGGTCGGTGTCGACGGGGTCCTGCTGCGGGACCGGGCCGTGCTCCGCGACGACGCGATCCGCCACGGGATGCCGCCGGAGGACGCGACGACGGCCGTCGACGCACTGGTCGTCCCGCGGCACACCGTCTCCGGCGAGTGGACGCTCGACCTCGGCGGCCTCCGGGTGATGCTGGCGAACGCCGGCCCGGGCCACAGCCGCCACGACCTGGTGCTGCTGGTGCCCGGCGACCGCGCGGTCGTCTTCTGCGGCGACCTGGTGGAGGAGTCGGGCGACCCGCAGGCCGGACCGGACGCCATCCCGTCCCGCTGGCCGGCGGCGCTGGACCGGCTGCTCGCCCTGGGCGGGGAGGACGCGGTGTACGTGCCGGGGCACGGGGCGGTGGTGGACGCCGCCTTCGTACGCGCCCAACGCGA